One genomic window of [Clostridium] scindens ATCC 35704 includes the following:
- the rplK gene encoding 50S ribosomal protein L11 has product MAKKVEGYIKLQIPAGKATPAPPVGPALGQHGVNIVEFTKQFNAKTADQGDMIIPVVITVYNDRSFSFITKTPPAAVLIKKACNIKSGSGVPNKTKVATITKAQLQEIAELKMPDLNAANIESAISMIAGTCRSMGVKVED; this is encoded by the coding sequence ATGGCAAAAAAAGTAGAAGGTTATATTAAGTTACAGATCCCTGCAGGAAAAGCAACACCGGCACCACCGGTTGGACCTGCGCTTGGTCAGCACGGTGTAAACATCGTTGAATTTACAAAGCAGTTCAACGCTAAGACTGCAGATCAGGGAGACATGATTATTCCTGTTGTAATCACGGTTTACAATGACAGAAGTTTCAGCTTCATCACAAAGACGCCGCCGGCAGCAGTCCTGATTAAGAAGGCCTGCAATATCAAGTCTGGTTCAGGCGTTCCAAACAAGACAAAGGTTGCCACCATCACAAAGGCTCAGCTTCAGGAGATCGCTGAATTAAAGATGCCAGACCTGAATGCGGCCAACATTGAATCAGCAATCAGCATGATCGCCGGAACATGCCGCAGCATGGGCGTAAAGGTTGAAGACTAG
- the nusG gene encoding transcription termination/antitermination protein NusG has protein sequence MSEAKWYVVHTYSGYENKVKANIDKTIENRHLEDQILEVRVPMQDVVEMKNGVQKATQKKMFPGYVLIHMIMNDDTWYVVRNTRGVTGFVGPGSKPVPLTDAEMAPLGIRQENIVVDFQEGDTVQVIAGAWADTVGVIQSMNIQKQSLTINVELFGRETPVEIGFAEVKKM, from the coding sequence ATGTCAGAGGCAAAATGGTACGTAGTTCATACCTATTCCGGGTATGAAAACAAAGTAAAAGCCAACATTGATAAGACAATTGAAAACAGACATTTGGAAGATCAGATTCTGGAAGTCCGCGTTCCGATGCAAGATGTCGTAGAGATGAAGAACGGCGTTCAGAAGGCGACACAGAAGAAGATGTTTCCAGGCTATGTGCTGATTCATATGATTATGAATGACGATACGTGGTATGTTGTCCGTAACACAAGAGGCGTAACGGGATTCGTAGGACCAGGCTCCAAGCCGGTTCCGCTGACGGATGCAGAGATGGCGCCGCTTGGGATCAGGCAGGAGAACATTGTCGTTGACTTTCAGGAAGGCGACACGGTTCAGGTTATTGCCGGTGCATGGGCAGATACGGTTGGCGTTATCCAGTCTATGAATATACAGAAGCAGAGCCTAACCATCAATGTTGAACTATTCGGCCGCGAAACGCCGGTTGAAATTGGTTTCGCAGAAGTCAAGAAAATGTAA
- the secE gene encoding preprotein translocase subunit SecE produces MSDKTQKKSWFKGLNREFKKIIWPDKMTLAKQTTAVVSVSVVLGIIIAIVDFIAQYGVDLLVK; encoded by the coding sequence ATGAGCGATAAGACTCAGAAGAAAAGCTGGTTCAAAGGTCTTAACAGAGAATTTAAGAAAATCATTTGGCCAGATAAGATGACACTTGCAAAACAGACGACGGCAGTTGTTTCCGTGTCCGTAGTTCTGGGAATAATCATAGCGATCGTTGATTTTATTGCCCAGTATGGAGTGGATTTATTAGTAAAATAG
- the rpmG gene encoding 50S ribosomal protein L33, with the protein MRTRITLECTECKQRNYNMTKDKKTHPERMETKKYCKFCKSHTLHKETK; encoded by the coding sequence GTGCGTACAAGAATCACATTGGAATGTACAGAATGCAAGCAGCGTAACTACAACATGACGAAGGATAAGAAAACACATCCTGAGCGCATGGAGACTAAGAAGTACTGTAAGTTCTGCAAGTCACACACATTGCACAAAGAGACAAAATAG
- a CDS encoding Spy0128 family protein: MRTRITKIVRALCMTVLCAMLPMQMAFAAGDLSVSIPVEISLEGTLPEKAEEFVVEMAADDVTYPMPEGSKDGICTMTLTGAESKKFPEIRYDNLGIYTYTITQKPGTNPKCTYDTTKYELTVYVTNAEDGDGMEVTAVLYPEGELDKLAGVSFENVYEIEPVPQERPKTGDESNAMYYLSLIGISAVVIVMIYVGIRKKAEK; the protein is encoded by the coding sequence ATGAGAACGAGAATAACCAAGATAGTTAGAGCGCTTTGTATGACGGTACTTTGCGCTATGCTGCCGATGCAGATGGCTTTTGCTGCCGGAGACTTAAGTGTTTCTATACCGGTAGAGATATCGCTTGAAGGAACGCTTCCTGAGAAGGCAGAAGAATTTGTGGTAGAAATGGCTGCCGACGATGTGACATATCCGATGCCGGAAGGTTCAAAGGACGGTATCTGCACAATGACGCTGACTGGAGCAGAGAGCAAGAAATTCCCGGAGATAAGATATGATAATCTGGGTATTTACACATATACCATTACTCAGAAGCCTGGAACAAATCCAAAATGCACTTATGATACGACAAAGTATGAATTAACTGTTTATGTTACTAATGCGGAAGATGGCGACGGAATGGAAGTGACAGCAGTGCTTTATCCGGAAGGGGAGTTGGATAAGCTTGCAGGAGTATCATTTGAAAATGTCTATGAAATAGAGCCTGTTCCGCAGGAGCGGCCAAAAACAGGCGATGAATCCAATGCTATGTACTATCTGAGTTTGATTGGTATCAGCGCAGTTGTCATCGTTATGATATATGTTGGCATAAGAAAAAAAGCGGAAAAATAG
- the srtB gene encoding class B sortase produces the protein MKLEQQIWKGVRLPDGPVVMKVSKILLKAANTIINFIVVLSLCAAGLYAVYALWDNNRIYAAAEDVQADMKKLKPDADQDKASFEELLAINPDVCAWVSLDNTKVDYPVLQGANNMIYLNQDVYGDFALAGSIFLDSRNDRTFSDRYSLLYGHHMKNGSMFGDLDLYKDEAFFTKNTTGMLILPDRSYKLEIFACLLIEAGDDYIFEPNQWQNDIDGLISYAEKNALHLHQDTVNELRKDSNLQVLALSTCSSEFTDARTIILAAMEPC, from the coding sequence GTGAAACTGGAACAACAGATATGGAAAGGAGTGCGGCTGCCTGACGGGCCGGTAGTTATGAAAGTATCGAAAATCCTTTTAAAAGCCGCAAATACTATTATCAACTTCATTGTTGTCTTATCGCTATGTGCTGCAGGGCTATATGCAGTTTATGCATTGTGGGACAACAACCGGATCTATGCCGCTGCCGAAGATGTGCAGGCGGATATGAAAAAATTAAAACCTGATGCAGATCAGGACAAAGCGTCTTTCGAGGAACTGCTTGCAATCAACCCGGACGTATGTGCCTGGGTAAGTCTTGATAATACGAAGGTGGACTATCCTGTTTTACAGGGAGCAAATAATATGATCTATCTGAATCAGGACGTATATGGTGATTTTGCCCTTGCCGGGAGTATCTTTCTGGATTCCCGCAATGACAGAACATTCTCCGACAGATATTCACTTCTCTATGGTCATCATATGAAGAACGGGAGTATGTTCGGAGATCTGGACCTTTATAAAGATGAGGCATTTTTTACGAAAAATACGACAGGAATGCTGATCCTGCCTGACAGGAGCTATAAACTTGAAATCTTTGCCTGCCTTCTGATAGAGGCCGGGGATGATTATATCTTTGAGCCGAATCAGTGGCAGAATGACATAGATGGATTGATATCTTATGCAGAGAAGAATGCATTACACCTGCATCAAGATACCGTGAATGAACTGAGGAAGGATTCCAATTTGCAGGTTCTTGCGTTATCGACTTGTTCGTCTGAATTTACAGATGCGCGAACCATTATTCTGGCTGCGATGGAGCCTTGTTAA
- a CDS encoding DUF7601 domain-containing protein, whose amino-acid sequence MKKLASIMLALTLVLGMSNVAFAADGTSSEAKTFTFEKRYETSAGETPATFPTETLKFSVTADEGNPDGTMITIADHTVASNPGSVVVTVPTYSKVGKWNYTVSEVAGTTQGVTYAPNSFGVQVLVAYDENDNLVATTAFTTTDGKEGKIDEIVNKYDLGNLSVKKNVSGNLASKTQKFDIDVKFTSTKEVKSAISGAADIAVNEWVKTGDVWTVTKTLSLAHKDALVTFNNIPAGVTYEVVEQSKHAGTDTNGSDPSKGYTVTYTGEKGTIAADTTGAATVNNEKGTTVDTGIGMDNLPYLLLLAAAFVGIVVFFAKRRFARVR is encoded by the coding sequence ATGAAAAAATTAGCTTCGATCATGCTTGCGCTTACGCTAGTTTTGGGCATGAGTAATGTTGCATTTGCAGCAGACGGTACATCTTCAGAGGCAAAGACTTTTACATTCGAAAAACGGTATGAGACTTCAGCAGGTGAGACTCCGGCTACATTCCCAACCGAAACGTTGAAATTTAGCGTAACTGCCGATGAAGGGAACCCGGATGGAACTATGATTACAATTGCAGATCATACAGTTGCATCAAACCCTGGTAGTGTTGTAGTTACTGTTCCGACTTACTCTAAAGTAGGAAAATGGAACTATACAGTTTCAGAAGTTGCAGGAACTACACAGGGTGTTACTTATGCACCAAATTCTTTCGGAGTTCAGGTTCTTGTAGCTTATGATGAAAATGACAATTTGGTTGCAACAACAGCATTTACAACAACTGATGGAAAAGAAGGAAAAATTGACGAAATTGTTAATAAGTATGATCTTGGAAACTTATCAGTTAAAAAGAATGTTTCCGGTAACCTGGCAAGCAAGACACAGAAGTTTGATATCGATGTAAAATTTACATCTACTAAAGAGGTTAAGAGTGCAATTTCAGGTGCAGCAGATATCGCAGTGAATGAGTGGGTAAAGACAGGCGATGTTTGGACAGTAACAAAGACTCTTTCACTTGCACACAAGGATGCCTTAGTTACTTTCAACAACATTCCAGCTGGCGTTACTTATGAAGTAGTAGAGCAGAGTAAACATGCTGGAACAGATACAAATGGAAGTGATCCTTCTAAGGGATACACTGTTACATATACAGGTGAAAAAGGTACTATTGCGGCAGATACAACAGGTGCAGCAACTGTTAACAACGAAAAAGGTACAACTGTTGATACAGGAATTGGTATGGACAATCTGCCATATCTGTTGCTTCTTGCAGCTGCTTTCGTAGGAATCGTAGTATTCTTTGCTAAGAGACGTTTCGCACGCGTAAGATAA
- the lepB gene encoding signal peptidase I, whose translation MQQKNQSETPEQVIRRRRNSVLERKEWIRLLFRILFLALLGWFLFSKVFFITQAKGNDMFPAIKDGDLVIGFRLQKDYVKDDVVVCMVDGNTHIGRIAARGSDRVMMDESGELQVNGTTQGGEILYPTYAKDGLKYPLEIPEGEIFLLGDYRTRAKDSRDFGTVPMKDVKGKAITILRRQGL comes from the coding sequence ATGCAACAGAAAAATCAATCTGAGACGCCGGAGCAGGTAATCAGGCGGCGCAGAAACAGTGTGCTGGAGAGAAAGGAATGGATTCGTCTTTTATTTCGAATCTTGTTCCTTGCTCTGTTAGGATGGTTCCTGTTTTCTAAGGTATTCTTTATTACACAGGCTAAAGGAAATGATATGTTTCCAGCGATTAAAGATGGGGATCTGGTTATCGGATTTCGCCTGCAGAAGGATTACGTCAAGGACGATGTGGTCGTCTGCATGGTAGACGGAAACACGCACATTGGGCGTATTGCGGCCAGGGGTAGTGACAGGGTAATGATGGATGAAAGTGGAGAACTTCAGGTAAATGGAACCACACAGGGTGGGGAAATCCTGTATCCAACTTACGCCAAAGACGGATTGAAATATCCGTTAGAGATACCGGAAGGTGAAATATTCCTGTTGGGAGATTATCGCACCCGGGCGAAAGATAGCCGGGATTTTGGAACGGTTCCCATGAAAGATGTGAAGGGAAAGGCAATTACCATCCTTCGCAGACAGGGACTGTAA